The Streptomyces sp. NL15-2K genome contains a region encoding:
- a CDS encoding PHP domain-containing protein — protein MDPVETLDRIAFLLERSRAPTYRVRAFRTAARVLAALPEDEVRERTYAGTLESLRGVGPKTALVVREVLDGYVPGYLEKLEDKTDAPPAGGGARLRALLRGDCHVHSDWSDGGSPIEEMGRTAAELGHEWAALTDHSPRLTVARGLSPERLRRQLDIVAELNETWAPFRLLTGIECDILDDGSLDQEPELLDRLDVVVVSVHSKLRMDARSMTRRMVAAVRDPHADVLGHCTGRLVSGRGRPESEFDADEVFAACVESGTAVEINSRPERLDPPRRLLRRAVEAGVLFSIDTDAHAPGQLDWQIHGCARAEECGVPAERVVTTWSVEELLAWTREGRVPERVASG, from the coding sequence ATGGACCCCGTCGAGACCCTGGACCGGATCGCCTTCCTGCTGGAGCGGTCCCGCGCGCCGACGTACCGCGTGCGCGCCTTCCGTACGGCGGCCCGGGTGCTGGCGGCCCTGCCCGAGGACGAGGTGCGCGAGCGGACGTACGCCGGGACGCTGGAGTCCCTCCGGGGTGTCGGCCCGAAGACGGCGCTGGTCGTGCGGGAGGTGCTGGACGGCTATGTGCCCGGGTACCTGGAGAAGCTGGAGGACAAGACCGACGCGCCGCCGGCCGGGGGCGGCGCGCGGCTGCGGGCCCTGCTGCGCGGGGACTGCCATGTGCACTCGGACTGGTCGGACGGCGGCAGCCCGATCGAGGAGATGGGCCGCACGGCGGCGGAGCTCGGCCACGAGTGGGCGGCGCTGACCGACCACTCGCCCCGGCTGACCGTGGCACGCGGCCTGTCGCCCGAGCGACTGCGCAGACAGCTGGACATCGTGGCGGAACTGAACGAGACGTGGGCGCCGTTCCGGCTGTTGACCGGCATCGAGTGCGACATCCTCGACGACGGCTCGCTCGACCAGGAACCGGAACTGCTGGACCGGTTGGACGTCGTGGTGGTGTCCGTGCACTCCAAGCTGCGCATGGACGCCCGCTCGATGACCCGGCGCATGGTGGCCGCCGTACGCGATCCGCACGCGGACGTGCTGGGGCACTGCACCGGGCGGCTGGTGAGCGGGCGGGGGCGGCCCGAGTCGGAGTTCGACGCGGACGAGGTGTTCGCCGCGTGCGTCGAGTCGGGCACGGCCGTGGAGATCAACAGCCGGCCCGAGCGGCTCGATCCGCCCCGTCGGCTGCTGCGGCGCGCTGTGGAGGCGGGCGTGCTGTTCTCGATCGACACCGACGCGCACGCGCCCGGCCAGCTGGACTGGCAGATCCACGGGTGCGCCCGGGCGGAGGAGTGCGGGGTGCCCGCGGAGCGCGTGGTCACCACCTGGTCCGTGGAGGAACTGCTGGCCTGGACCCGGGAGGGACGCGTTCCGGAACGGGTGGCGAGCGGCTGA
- a CDS encoding aminoglycoside phosphotransferase family protein: protein MDPVESVAPVAPARSSDAWQRARRVLEEARVDPGRLARVRPLSGGTYNAVEELLLTDGSRYVLKVAPAPTAPALRYESRLLLSEAEFYRGAAEAGVPAPHVVDVGEEAAVGHMLMTACPGETWDDSPTEVEQADLRAELGRQVARLHRVTGPGFGYPSGALGPLAPDWCTAFTAMTDAILADARRYRAWLPRPADEVARTLRIAFPALDEVTTACLVHFDLWPGNILVDRPAAGEEPRIGGLIDGERMFWGDPLADFVSLALLGDIEKDEAFLAGYREAGGRAEFDAPARLRLALYRAYLYLIMLTETVPRAVDAGQEQWVQERVAPELVAALDEIEDSAC, encoded by the coding sequence ATGGACCCGGTGGAATCGGTGGCTCCGGTGGCCCCGGCGAGATCGTCGGACGCCTGGCAGCGTGCCCGGCGTGTCCTGGAAGAGGCGCGCGTGGACCCCGGCCGCCTCGCTCGCGTCCGCCCGCTGTCCGGCGGCACGTACAACGCCGTCGAGGAGCTCCTCCTCACCGACGGCAGCCGCTACGTGCTGAAGGTCGCGCCCGCACCGACCGCCCCCGCCCTGCGGTACGAGAGCCGACTCCTGCTCTCCGAGGCCGAGTTCTACCGCGGGGCCGCCGAGGCGGGTGTCCCGGCGCCGCACGTGGTCGATGTCGGCGAGGAAGCCGCCGTAGGACACATGCTGATGACGGCGTGCCCGGGCGAGACCTGGGACGATTCGCCCACGGAGGTCGAACAGGCGGATCTGCGGGCGGAGTTGGGACGCCAGGTCGCCCGCCTTCACCGGGTGACCGGGCCCGGCTTCGGCTACCCGTCCGGTGCCCTCGGCCCGCTGGCCCCCGACTGGTGTACCGCTTTCACCGCGATGACCGACGCGATCCTCGCCGACGCCCGCCGGTACCGGGCCTGGCTGCCCCGTCCCGCCGACGAGGTGGCCCGTACGCTCCGGATCGCCTTCCCCGCCCTGGACGAGGTCACCACCGCGTGTCTGGTCCACTTCGACCTGTGGCCGGGGAACATCCTGGTGGACCGGCCGGCGGCGGGGGAGGAGCCCCGTATCGGCGGGCTCATCGACGGGGAGCGGATGTTCTGGGGCGATCCGCTCGCCGACTTCGTGTCCTTGGCACTGTTGGGGGACATCGAGAAGGACGAGGCATTCCTCGCGGGCTATCGGGAGGCCGGTGGTCGGGCCGAGTTCGACGCCCCGGCCAGGCTCCGCCTCGCCCTCTACCGCGCCTACCTGTACTTGATCATGCTCACGGAGACGGTTCCGCGGGCGGTCGATGCCGGACAGGAGCAGTGGGTCCAGGAGAGGGTCGCTCCGGAACTCGTCGCGGCCCTCGACGAGATCGAGGACTCCGCCTGCTGA
- a CDS encoding VanZ family protein, with protein MARAAARPRVSSRLRNPMSGKPKSDKSRTGKARTGKPKTGKPTKSGGTTGRRPLPFLLRLLVMLCAFAVMVAFAVVLARLTLQPSPASEALTHTNMRPGRSLRAYLDQPALRDAVKQIGGNLLLGVPFGILVPVLAPRARGILRVLLLTAFVMLLVEFAQGALVTGRAFDIDDVILNTTGALVGYLLLGRRLSRAVHS; from the coding sequence ATGGCCCGTGCAGCCGCACGTCCGCGTGTCTCGTCACGCCTGCGCAACCCCATGTCCGGCAAGCCCAAGAGCGACAAGTCCAGGACCGGCAAGGCCAGGACCGGCAAGCCCAAGACCGGCAAGCCCACCAAGTCGGGCGGGACGACCGGACGACGCCCTCTTCCCTTTCTCCTCCGCCTGCTGGTGATGCTGTGCGCCTTCGCGGTCATGGTGGCGTTCGCCGTCGTGCTGGCCCGGCTGACCCTGCAGCCCTCCCCCGCCTCGGAGGCACTGACGCACACCAACATGCGCCCGGGACGCTCGTTGCGGGCCTACCTGGACCAGCCCGCACTGCGGGACGCCGTCAAGCAGATCGGCGGAAACCTGCTGCTGGGCGTCCCCTTCGGCATCCTGGTGCCGGTCCTCGCCCCGCGTGCCCGCGGGATCCTGCGCGTGCTCCTGCTGACCGCGTTCGTGATGCTCCTGGTGGAGTTCGCCCAGGGCGCGCTGGTCACCGGCCGGGCCTTCGACATCGACGACGTCATCCTCAACACGACCGGGGCCCTGGTGGGCTATCTGCTGCTGGGGCGGCGGCTGAGCCGGGCGGTGCACAGCTGA
- a CDS encoding aromatic acid exporter family protein: MTRVTDAVRREAEYVGRAARAALRGPGRERDLVVQSLKAAAAALLAWVVASEWLGDPLALMAPWVAVVLVQATVYSSLRQAAQQFAAICAGTLLASAAQVLTGDTLDALALSVPVLMLLANWPRFGDQGIYAATTALFTLTSGTVSASAVGHRVSQAALGAVIGVAVNALILPPIHLRDVRENLAALAGEAGDVLHGVADDLREAEWDAQSAAGWSSASARLERRRDALRSARGWSRESLRLTTGPLRAVRRVPTDVPSEEEDERWSRITGHIGALTRTLAVAADADRTPSPPDGQALGSYARLLEWIGDACHAESRRLLDGGDGTPPGERAEEAMRELHERLQDGLREEAVQGPDRTAVLGTLLLQAENLWSEAVPRAWRR; encoded by the coding sequence ATGACCCGTGTGACCGATGCCGTACGAAGGGAAGCCGAATACGTCGGCAGGGCCGCCAGGGCGGCCCTGCGCGGTCCCGGCCGTGAGCGCGATCTGGTCGTGCAGTCGCTCAAGGCCGCGGCGGCCGCGCTGCTGGCCTGGGTCGTGGCGAGCGAATGGCTGGGCGACCCGTTGGCCCTGATGGCGCCCTGGGTCGCCGTGGTGCTCGTGCAGGCCACCGTCTACAGCTCGCTGCGCCAGGCCGCGCAGCAGTTCGCCGCGATCTGCGCCGGGACACTGCTGGCGTCGGCGGCGCAGGTGCTGACCGGTGACACGCTGGACGCGCTGGCCCTGTCGGTACCGGTGCTGATGCTGCTCGCGAACTGGCCGCGCTTCGGCGACCAGGGCATCTACGCGGCGACCACCGCGCTGTTCACCCTCACCTCGGGCACCGTCTCGGCGTCGGCGGTCGGGCACCGTGTCTCGCAGGCGGCGCTGGGCGCTGTCATCGGGGTCGCCGTCAACGCGCTGATCCTGCCGCCGATCCATCTGCGGGACGTACGGGAGAACCTCGCGGCCCTCGCCGGGGAGGCGGGGGACGTGCTGCACGGCGTCGCCGACGACCTGCGGGAGGCCGAGTGGGACGCGCAGTCCGCCGCCGGATGGTCGAGTGCCTCGGCGCGGCTGGAGCGGCGTCGGGACGCGCTGCGGTCGGCGCGCGGGTGGAGCCGGGAGAGCCTGCGGCTGACCACCGGCCCACTGCGTGCCGTCCGCCGGGTTCCTACGGACGTCCCCTCCGAGGAGGAGGACGAGCGGTGGAGCCGTATCACCGGACACATCGGCGCGCTGACCCGGACCCTGGCGGTGGCGGCCGACGCCGACCGGACGCCGTCCCCGCCCGACGGCCAGGCACTGGGCTCGTACGCCCGGCTGCTGGAGTGGATCGGGGACGCCTGCCACGCGGAGAGCCGCCGTCTGCTGGACGGCGGGGACGGCACGCCGCCGGGCGAGCGGGCCGAGGAGGCGATGCGGGAGCTGCACGAGCGGTTGCAGGACGGGCTGCGGGAGGAGGCCGTACAGGGGCCCGACCGGACGGCCGTCCTGGGGACCCTGCTGCTGCAGGCGGAGAACCTGTGGAGCGAGGCCGTTCCGAGGGCGTGGCGGCGGTGA
- a CDS encoding SDR family oxidoreductase, with product MSAPTAPRSKVAVITGADSGIGRATAVRLARAGMDIGITWHSDLKGAEETAEEVRAHGQRAAVAQMDLTRLPVAAGTVDELCDRLGRLDVLVNNAGTGTMTPFLDLELDDVREVIEVDLVGPFLCGQKAARHMIRQGDGGRIINVTSVHEHQPRVGAAPYCAAKGGLGLLTQVMALELAEHGITVNAVAPGEIATPMTGQEDIDPHTEDRPGVPLGRPGDAREVAAVIAFLAGPDATYVTGASWSVDGGMLRMGPQAGSHLGSDDWRRP from the coding sequence ATGTCCGCCCCCACCGCACCGCGCAGCAAGGTGGCCGTGATCACCGGTGCCGACTCCGGCATTGGCAGGGCCACCGCCGTTCGGCTGGCCCGGGCGGGGATGGACATCGGCATCACCTGGCACAGCGACCTCAAGGGCGCCGAGGAGACCGCGGAGGAAGTCCGCGCCCACGGGCAGCGGGCCGCCGTGGCGCAGATGGACCTCACCAGGCTGCCCGTCGCCGCCGGCACCGTCGACGAGCTGTGCGACCGGCTCGGCCGCCTCGATGTCCTGGTCAACAACGCCGGTACGGGCACCATGACGCCCTTCCTCGACCTGGAACTGGACGATGTGCGCGAGGTCATCGAGGTCGACCTCGTCGGCCCCTTCCTGTGCGGGCAGAAGGCGGCCCGGCACATGATCCGGCAGGGCGACGGGGGCCGGATCATCAACGTGACGTCCGTGCACGAACACCAGCCGCGGGTCGGAGCCGCGCCGTACTGCGCGGCCAAGGGCGGGCTCGGACTGCTCACCCAGGTCATGGCCCTGGAGCTCGCCGAGCACGGCATCACCGTCAACGCGGTGGCGCCCGGCGAGATCGCGACGCCGATGACCGGACAGGAGGACATCGACCCGCACACCGAGGACCGCCCCGGCGTGCCGCTCGGACGCCCCGGTGACGCCCGCGAGGTGGCGGCCGTGATCGCCTTCCTCGCCGGCCCCGACGCCACGTACGTCACCGGCGCGTCCTGGAGCGTGGACGGCGGCATGCTCCGGATGGGCCCGCAGGCCGGCTCCCACCTGGGCAGCGACGACTGGCGGCGGCCTTGA
- a CDS encoding cation:proton antiporter subunit C, giving the protein MTHVLPYLVAVWVFLAGCYGLATSRNLIHAVGCLSVCQAGTYVLLLAVGYRDDATAPVFSDVEPGSRPVVDPVVQALALTDVVVGATVTALLLALVVQIAKRHGTVDPDELSELRG; this is encoded by the coding sequence GTGACGCACGTCCTTCCGTACCTGGTCGCCGTGTGGGTCTTCCTGGCCGGCTGCTACGGCCTGGCCACCAGCCGCAACCTGATCCACGCCGTCGGCTGCCTGTCCGTCTGCCAGGCCGGCACCTACGTCCTGCTGCTGGCCGTCGGCTACCGCGACGACGCCACCGCGCCCGTCTTCTCCGACGTCGAGCCCGGCTCCCGGCCGGTCGTCGACCCGGTGGTGCAGGCGCTGGCGCTGACCGATGTCGTCGTCGGCGCCACCGTCACCGCGCTGCTGCTCGCGCTCGTCGTGCAGATCGCCAAACGCCACGGCACGGTCGATCCCGACGAACTCTCCGAGCTGCGCGGCTGA
- a CDS encoding hydrogenase subunit MbhD domain-containing protein: MADAVIVVALLLVAVSATTAVTVRDPVRQALVLAVLGVVLAVLFTVVQAPDVALSQLAVGSALTPLLLLLTVRKVKRRGRKPKEGRRR, encoded by the coding sequence GTGGCTGACGCGGTGATCGTCGTCGCGCTGCTGCTGGTCGCCGTGTCCGCGACCACGGCGGTGACGGTCCGCGATCCGGTGCGCCAGGCCCTCGTCCTGGCCGTCCTCGGTGTGGTGCTCGCGGTGCTGTTCACCGTGGTGCAGGCGCCCGACGTGGCGCTGTCGCAGCTGGCGGTGGGTTCCGCGCTCACCCCGTTGTTGCTGCTGCTCACGGTCCGCAAGGTCAAACGGCGCGGCCGGAAGCCGAAGGAGGGACGCCGCCGGTGA
- the mbhE gene encoding hydrogen gas-evolving membrane-bound hydrogenase subunit E, translating into MSRRVRLWLVAVGGAGLAALLVAACLDLPDFGGDQHPYGDRAVRESLARHTANTVASVNFDQRAFDTLGEMTILFSAVLGCVVLLRQTRGEERARPEPEPVARPVRRYALIVLPVALLTGLYVIAHGQLSPGGGFQGGVVAATALHLLYLGADYRALERIRPIGLYEVGDAVAASAYLVTGVAGLIGGSAFLANTLLSYGTFNTLSSGGTVPLLNAAIGMEVACAVVVLLARFLDQAVEIEDSKEVRAP; encoded by the coding sequence GTGAGCCGGCGCGTGCGGCTGTGGCTCGTGGCGGTGGGCGGCGCGGGGCTGGCCGCCCTGCTCGTCGCCGCGTGCCTGGACCTGCCGGACTTCGGCGGCGACCAGCACCCCTACGGCGACCGTGCCGTGCGCGAGTCCCTCGCCCGGCACACCGCCAACACCGTCGCCTCCGTCAACTTCGACCAGCGTGCCTTCGACACCCTCGGCGAGATGACCATCCTGTTCTCCGCGGTCCTGGGCTGTGTGGTCCTGCTGCGGCAGACCCGCGGCGAAGAGCGCGCCCGGCCCGAACCGGAGCCGGTGGCCCGCCCCGTACGCCGCTACGCCCTGATCGTCCTGCCCGTCGCCCTGCTCACCGGCCTGTACGTGATCGCCCATGGGCAGCTCAGCCCCGGCGGCGGCTTCCAGGGCGGCGTCGTCGCCGCGACCGCCCTGCACCTGCTCTACCTGGGTGCCGACTACCGCGCCCTGGAACGCATCCGCCCGATCGGCCTGTACGAGGTCGGTGACGCCGTCGCCGCCTCCGCTTACCTGGTCACCGGCGTCGCGGGGCTCATCGGCGGCAGCGCCTTCCTCGCCAACACCCTGCTGTCGTACGGCACGTTCAACACGTTGTCCTCCGGCGGCACCGTGCCGCTGCTGAACGCGGCCATCGGCATGGAGGTCGCCTGCGCGGTCGTCGTGCTGCTCGCCCGTTTCCTCGACCAGGCCGTGGAGATCGAGGACTCCAAGGAGGTGAGAGCGCCGTGA
- a CDS encoding SDR family oxidoreductase has translation MTTSTGSRIVVTGATGNVGTSLVRLLSEDPEVGSVLGMARRIPEWAPAKTDWSGIDLASDQADLVKEFEGADAVVHLAWAFQPTHDPAATWRTNVLGTMRVFDAVAAAGVPALVHASSVGAYSPGPKEQAVDESWPTHGWPDAAYCREKAYLERALDTFEREHPGVRVVRMRPAFLFKRESASEQRRIFGGRFLPGPLARPELLPFLPDIPGLRVQALHTDDAAKAYRLAVHSDVRGAFNLAGEPPVDAELLGEMLDARPVRLPRTAARSAIAAAWGLHLLPASPHLFDAVLRLPLMDCTRARTELGWRPEHTATEVLEEFLQGVQQGAGTRTEPMKGRKVG, from the coding sequence GTGACCACTTCAACGGGCAGCAGGATTGTCGTCACGGGCGCCACCGGCAACGTCGGCACCAGCCTGGTGCGCCTCCTCTCCGAGGACCCGGAGGTGGGGTCCGTGCTGGGCATGGCCCGGCGGATCCCCGAGTGGGCGCCTGCGAAGACGGACTGGTCGGGGATCGATCTGGCGTCCGACCAGGCCGACCTCGTCAAGGAGTTCGAGGGCGCCGACGCCGTGGTCCATCTGGCCTGGGCGTTCCAGCCGACGCACGACCCGGCGGCGACCTGGCGCACCAACGTGCTCGGCACGATGCGGGTGTTCGACGCGGTTGCCGCGGCCGGCGTGCCGGCGCTGGTGCACGCGTCGTCCGTCGGCGCGTACTCGCCGGGGCCGAAGGAGCAGGCCGTGGACGAGTCGTGGCCGACGCACGGCTGGCCGGACGCCGCGTACTGCCGGGAGAAGGCCTACCTGGAGCGCGCCCTGGACACCTTCGAGCGCGAGCACCCAGGGGTCCGGGTGGTGCGGATGCGGCCGGCGTTCCTCTTCAAGCGGGAGTCGGCGAGCGAGCAGCGCCGGATCTTCGGCGGCCGTTTCCTGCCGGGCCCGCTGGCACGGCCGGAGCTGCTGCCGTTCCTGCCCGACATCCCGGGCCTGCGCGTCCAGGCGCTGCACACCGACGACGCGGCGAAGGCGTACCGGCTCGCGGTGCACTCCGACGTCCGCGGCGCCTTCAACCTGGCGGGCGAACCGCCGGTCGACGCGGAACTGCTCGGCGAGATGCTCGACGCCCGTCCGGTACGGCTGCCGCGCACCGCGGCCCGCTCGGCGATCGCCGCCGCGTGGGGCCTGCACCTGCTGCCCGCCTCGCCGCACCTCTTCGACGCGGTCCTCAGGCTGCCCCTGATGGACTGCACGCGCGCGCGTACGGAACTCGGCTGGCGCCCGGAGCACACGGCGACCGAGGTGCTGGAGGAGTTCCTGCAGGGCGTGCAGCAGGGCGCGGGGACGAGGACGGAACCGATGAAGGGCCGCAAGGTCGGCTGA
- a CDS encoding monovalent cation/H+ antiporter complex subunit F, translating into MNGWMLAATVTLGGGVGATLWGVATGPLRRRVVAQNLTTALACPALLLLSQGYDRPSYVDLALVLALLGPVGTLVFARLLADELTEDPPRTWGVTYAAAGVGAAVVLALCVATGPGRAMVKLLVVGALLIGGNVVASRALSGGFRGVGRG; encoded by the coding sequence GTGAACGGCTGGATGCTCGCGGCCACCGTGACGCTCGGCGGCGGCGTGGGAGCCACGCTGTGGGGCGTCGCCACCGGACCACTGCGGCGCCGGGTCGTCGCGCAGAACCTCACCACCGCACTGGCCTGCCCCGCCCTGCTGCTGCTCTCCCAGGGCTACGACCGCCCGTCCTACGTCGATCTCGCCCTGGTCCTCGCACTGCTGGGCCCGGTCGGCACGCTCGTCTTCGCCCGGCTGCTCGCCGACGAGCTGACCGAGGACCCGCCACGCACCTGGGGCGTGACGTACGCGGCCGCGGGCGTCGGCGCGGCGGTCGTCCTGGCGCTGTGCGTGGCCACCGGGCCCGGCCGGGCGATGGTCAAACTCCTGGTCGTCGGGGCGCTGCTGATCGGCGGGAACGTCGTCGCCTCGCGGGCGCTGTCCGGCGGCTTCCGGGGGGTCGGCCGTGGCTGA
- a CDS encoding HAD family hydrolase, with product MGRAAVFDVDGTLVDTNHLHVATWWEAFRQAGHQVPMHAIHRAVGLGSTDLVAHLLGDDRDTDRDAELSAAHKTLYGQYFDRLPALEDAGPLLRRLDRDGWSVVLATSAGGAELSALRRAIDADDAITATASADDVDAGKPAPEPVEHALELAGVPAEHAVFVGDTVWDMRAGSRAGVRCVGVLCGGIPRADLEEAGAEAIYDDPAHLLASLAESPLA from the coding sequence ATGGGACGGGCCGCCGTGTTCGACGTCGACGGGACGCTCGTCGACACCAACCACCTCCATGTGGCCACGTGGTGGGAGGCCTTCCGGCAGGCGGGCCACCAGGTGCCGATGCACGCCATCCACCGGGCCGTGGGCCTCGGCTCCACCGACCTCGTCGCCCACCTCCTCGGCGACGACCGGGACACGGACCGCGACGCCGAGCTGAGCGCCGCGCACAAGACGCTCTACGGGCAGTACTTCGACCGGCTGCCCGCCCTCGAGGACGCCGGGCCGCTGCTGCGGCGCCTCGACCGCGACGGCTGGTCGGTGGTGCTCGCCACCTCGGCGGGCGGCGCCGAGCTGTCCGCGCTGCGCCGGGCGATCGACGCGGACGACGCGATCACCGCCACGGCGAGCGCCGACGACGTCGACGCGGGCAAGCCCGCGCCCGAGCCCGTCGAACACGCCCTGGAACTGGCCGGGGTGCCCGCCGAGCACGCGGTGTTCGTCGGCGACACCGTCTGGGACATGCGCGCGGGCAGCCGGGCCGGGGTGCGTTGCGTGGGCGTCCTGTGCGGCGGCATCCCCCGCGCCGACCTGGAGGAAGCGGGAGCGGAGGCGATCTACGACGATCCCGCGCACCTGCTGGCGTCCCTGGCTGAGAGCCCCTTGGCGTGA
- a CDS encoding DUF3626 domain-containing protein, producing MDFREVGSSRARAALRHVAARSDGPAVAADVRITLNFHPDRLVRGQPILAALAQDGTYHSQFVTGTSNGGLTAHPGGDRWRWESRIFGGAYDDAPAHDRPVYGALNFRRQVVGAAPRFGSSHFRLTGAALARATFCYPDSAAEPAHFGVTAGMSLIALAEGDEQDALNDYIEAQVHAGVVLARDAEALVLDASYRGTSVETAARLLPCPVEWHPGYHLTVAGLRRHADYRGREYVELGARIAQDGRLDPRIIGDAARTGRHALQDLKMVWHTLARFGAPEGAGTACSGDASGAESRAVRRNRSSRRRRRPRARGRGRGTRARRPAAPLRR from the coding sequence GTGGATTTCCGCGAGGTCGGGTCGTCGCGGGCGCGAGCGGCGCTGCGCCATGTCGCGGCCCGCTCCGACGGGCCGGCCGTCGCCGCCGACGTGCGCATCACGCTGAACTTCCACCCGGACCGGCTGGTACGCGGGCAGCCCATCCTCGCCGCGCTGGCCCAGGATGGCACCTATCATTCGCAGTTCGTCACGGGCACCAGCAACGGCGGCCTCACCGCGCATCCCGGCGGTGACCGCTGGCGCTGGGAGAGCCGGATCTTCGGCGGTGCCTACGACGACGCGCCCGCGCACGACCGGCCCGTGTACGGCGCGCTGAACTTCCGCCGCCAAGTGGTCGGCGCGGCCCCCCGGTTCGGCTCCTCCCACTTCCGGCTGACCGGCGCGGCACTCGCCCGTGCCACGTTCTGCTACCCGGACAGCGCGGCCGAACCGGCCCACTTCGGGGTCACGGCCGGTATGTCCCTGATCGCGCTGGCCGAGGGGGACGAACAGGACGCCCTCAACGATTACATCGAGGCCCAGGTCCACGCCGGAGTCGTGCTCGCCCGGGACGCGGAGGCGCTCGTCCTCGACGCGAGCTACCGCGGCACGTCCGTCGAGACGGCGGCCCGCCTGCTGCCCTGCCCGGTCGAGTGGCACCCCGGCTACCACCTCACCGTGGCCGGACTGCGCCGCCACGCGGACTACCGGGGGCGGGAGTACGTGGAGCTGGGTGCTCGCATCGCCCAGGACGGCCGCCTCGACCCGCGGATCATCGGCGACGCCGCCCGCACGGGCCGCCACGCGCTCCAGGACCTGAAGATGGTGTGGCACACCCTCGCCCGCTTCGGCGCCCCGGAAGGGGCGGGCACCGCCTGTTCCGGGGACGCGTCCGGTGCCGAGTCTCGGGCCGTTCGCCGGAACCGGTCGTCTCGTAGGCGTCGCCGTCCTCGGGCGCGGGGCCGAGGCCGAGGAACACGCGCGCGGCGACCCGCAGCACCGCTCCGGCGGTGA
- a CDS encoding SDR family NAD(P)-dependent oxidoreductase, with the protein MNTAQHKIGSGFDARSTADDVLAGIDLTGRLALVTGGYSGLGLETTRALTKAGARVVVPARRPGAAREALAGLGGVEVDELDLGDLDSVRAFAERFLASGRTLDFVIDNAGIMACPETRVGPGWEAQFATNHLGHFALVNRLWPAIEPGGSRVVSVSSSGHHFSGIRWDDIDWRRGYDKWEAYGQAKTANVLFAVQLDRLARDRGVRAFSLHPGGILTPLQRHLPKEEMMARGWIDEDGNPLDVEGMKTPEQGAATQVWAATSPQLAGLGGVYLEDCDIAEPAPADGERKGVKDHAVDPGQAARLWDLSAERTGVNAFA; encoded by the coding sequence ATGAACACCGCACAGCACAAAATCGGCTCGGGCTTCGACGCCCGGAGCACCGCCGACGACGTCCTGGCCGGCATCGACCTGACCGGACGGCTCGCCCTCGTCACCGGCGGCTACTCGGGCCTCGGCCTGGAGACCACCCGCGCGCTCACCAAGGCCGGCGCCAGAGTCGTCGTGCCCGCCCGCCGCCCCGGCGCCGCGCGGGAGGCACTGGCCGGCCTCGGCGGCGTCGAGGTGGACGAGCTGGACCTCGGTGACCTGGACAGCGTGCGCGCCTTCGCCGAGCGGTTCCTCGCCTCTGGCCGCACGCTCGACTTCGTCATCGACAACGCCGGGATCATGGCCTGCCCCGAGACGCGGGTCGGACCCGGCTGGGAGGCACAGTTCGCGACGAACCACCTCGGGCACTTCGCTCTCGTCAACCGCCTGTGGCCGGCGATCGAGCCCGGCGGCTCCCGCGTGGTCTCCGTGTCCTCGAGCGGCCACCACTTCTCCGGCATCCGCTGGGACGACATCGACTGGCGCCGCGGCTACGACAAGTGGGAGGCGTACGGGCAGGCGAAGACGGCGAACGTCCTGTTCGCCGTGCAGCTCGACCGGCTCGCCCGGGACCGGGGCGTACGGGCCTTCTCACTCCACCCCGGCGGCATCCTCACGCCGCTCCAGCGGCACCTGCCGAAGGAGGAGATGATGGCGAGGGGCTGGATCGACGAGGACGGCAACCCGCTGGACGTCGAGGGCATGAAGACGCCCGAGCAGGGCGCGGCCACCCAGGTCTGGGCGGCGACGTCGCCCCAGCTGGCCGGCCTGGGCGGGGTGTACCTGGAGGACTGCGACATCGCCGAGCCCGCCCCGGCCGACGGCGAACGCAAGGGCGTCAAGGACCACGCCGTGGACCCCGGCCAGGCGGCCCGCCTGTGGGACCTGTCGGCGGAGCGGACGGGCGTGAACGCGTTCGCCTAG